Proteins from a single region of Campylobacter sp. RM16704:
- a CDS encoding MarC family protein, translating to MFSDIESEIYIILLASVAIVAVLNPFGNLPQFLAMTEGLDADKRKKLFRNIIYTAFGIVLVFLLTGPFIMKYLFKIDINDLRVAGGLILIIMSTKNLLFTPSSSQFQHYQDLNHKELLKKSIVPMAFPMLVGPGTLSTIVVISEDHNLSIAIVSVLLTFAFIFVLFHFSATIEKVIGKLVLYVFSRIALVFIMAMGVKMIAVGVQNYIQSNLG from the coding sequence GAAATTTATATTATATTGCTTGCTTCTGTTGCTATTGTAGCAGTACTTAATCCTTTTGGCAACCTGCCTCAATTTTTAGCTATGACGGAAGGATTGGATGCTGATAAAAGAAAAAAACTTTTTAGAAATATTATCTATACAGCTTTTGGAATAGTTTTAGTTTTTTTACTCACTGGTCCTTTTATTATGAAGTATTTATTTAAAATTGATATTAATGATTTAAGAGTTGCCGGTGGTTTAATTTTAATAATCATGAGTACTAAAAACCTACTTTTTACGCCTTCAAGCAGTCAATTTCAACACTATCAAGATTTAAATCATAAAGAATTGCTAAAAAAAAGTATAGTACCTATGGCTTTTCCTATGCTTGTAGGCCCTGGAACACTATCAACTATTGTAGTTATTTCTGAAGATCATAATTTAAGCATAGCTATTGTTTCTGTATTACTTACATTTGCTTTTATATTTGTATTATTTCATTTTTCAGCTACTATTGAAAAAGTTATAGGAAAACTTGTGTTGTATGTTTTTTCTCGTATAGCTTTAGTTTTTATTATGGCAATGGGGGTAAAAATGATAGCTGTTGGAGTTCAAAATTATATCCAATCTAATTTAGGATAG
- a CDS encoding type II secretion system protein, with protein sequence MKRTFSLIELVFSVVILGVLFILLSSPVVQIYQYSFKSKKTNGIFFDLNQALLSIEKIYQSCVDLKYTNNSFECYLSANDDIFYDTSLKKLNFSGIILENDKMFFSPKSNFYTIENGISKGIFSNYKDMHSIKKQKIYPSDFLYIYSLKESKIYKFKINNEDKVSFIDEKKFTGLYSVIYAYVKIYFKNGSIFIQIDDLNYHKNDFLLIKDVSRFEIAKENEILSVKLCEENQKECLTKWIFI encoded by the coding sequence ATGAAAAGAACTTTTAGTTTAATAGAACTTGTATTTAGCGTTGTTATATTAGGTGTATTATTTATACTTTTAAGTTCTCCAGTTGTACAAATTTATCAATATAGTTTTAAATCAAAAAAAACAAATGGTATTTTTTTTGATTTAAATCAAGCTTTGCTTAGTATAGAAAAAATTTATCAATCATGTGTTGATTTAAAATATACTAATAATTCTTTTGAATGTTATTTGAGTGCAAATGATGATATTTTTTATGATACTTCTTTAAAAAAATTAAATTTTAGTGGTATTATTTTAGAAAATGACAAAATGTTTTTTAGTCCTAAAAGCAATTTTTATACTATAGAAAATGGAATATCCAAAGGAATTTTTAGTAATTATAAAGATATGCATAGTATTAAAAAGCAAAAAATATATCCTAGTGATTTTTTATATATCTATAGTTTGAAAGAATCTAAAATATATAAATTTAAAATAAACAACGAAGATAAAGTTTCTTTTATCGATGAAAAAAAATTTACTGGATTATATAGTGTTATTTATGCTTATGTAAAAATATATTTTAAAAACGGAAGTATTTTTATTCAAATAGATGATTTAAATTATCATAAAAATGATTTTTTGCTTATAAAAGATGTTTCTAGATTTGAAATTGCAAAAGAAAACGAAATCCTTAGTGTGAAACTTTGTGAAGAAAATCAAAAAGAATGCTTAACTAAATGGATATTTATATGA
- a CDS encoding pyrroline-5-carboxylate reductase: MSEIYILGNGAMASAIAKGLQDDYNVIIVARDIKKTNHLNLKVVSYDNFDLKDKNIILAFKPYALNEVANKLKGKAKFIISVLANTTFEQLHCIKAQNYAKIMPNIAAEFKASTTPYLMEKKIFENEILSIINTFGKSFLLQNEKEFDIAMILSGCAPAFLAMVAESLANAGVRNGLKNDLSYDLAKATFESFSTLFAHTHPAIIKEKICSPAGITIKGVEALEKRALRGAFFEAFEASVRK; the protein is encoded by the coding sequence ATGTCTGAAATTTATATTTTAGGAAATGGTGCTATGGCTAGTGCTATAGCAAAAGGTTTGCAAGATGATTATAATGTTATTATAGTAGCTAGAGATATAAAAAAAACCAACCACTTGAATTTAAAAGTCGTATCTTATGATAATTTTGATTTAAAAGATAAAAATATTATTTTAGCTTTTAAGCCTTATGCGTTAAATGAAGTAGCTAATAAATTAAAAGGTAAAGCTAAATTTATTATTTCTGTTTTAGCAAATACTACTTTTGAACAATTACATTGTATTAAAGCACAAAATTATGCAAAAATTATGCCAAATATAGCTGCAGAATTTAAAGCTTCTACAACCCCTTATTTGATGGAAAAAAAAATATTTGAAAATGAAATTTTATCAATTATAAATACTTTTGGTAAGTCTTTTTTGCTTCAAAATGAAAAAGAATTTGATATTGCTATGATTTTAAGTGGTTGTGCTCCAGCGTTTTTAGCTATGGTAGCAGAAAGTTTAGCAAATGCAGGTGTTAGAAATGGACTTAAAAATGATTTAAGCTATGATTTAGCAAAAGCAACATTTGAAAGTTTTTCAACATTATTTGCTCATACACATCCTGCAATTATTAAAGAAAAAATATGTTCTCCTGCTGGAATTACTATAAAAGGAGTTGAGGCTTTGGAAAAAAGGGCTTTACGAGGTGCTTTTTTTGAAGCTTTTGAAGCAAGTGTAAGAAAATGA
- the fliW gene encoding flagellar assembly protein FliW produces MNLEVKCPILGFEETKNMNFYKIDEVFYRLKSLDGKDFSFVMIDPYMIRPDYDFEVPDYYQELLALNEKTNFGVYVIVAINEPLEESTVNFLAPIVMNYDNKSLVQVILDTAKYPNYFQSEKISAFIKQAK; encoded by the coding sequence ATGAATTTAGAAGTTAAATGTCCTATATTGGGATTTGAAGAAACAAAAAATATGAATTTTTACAAAATTGATGAAGTATTTTACAGACTTAAAAGTCTTGATGGAAAAGACTTCTCTTTTGTAATGATAGATCCTTATATGATTCGTCCTGATTATGATTTTGAAGTTCCTGATTATTATCAAGAATTGTTGGCATTAAATGAAAAAACTAATTTTGGTGTATATGTAATAGTTGCAATTAATGAACCATTGGAGGAATCTACTGTAAATTTCCTAGCACCAATTGTAATGAATTATGACAACAAATCTTTGGTGCAAGTGATTTTAGACACTGCAAAATATCCTAATTATTTTCAGTCTGAAAAGATTTCGGCTTTTATTAAACAAGCAAAATAA
- the bamD gene encoding outer membrane protein assembly factor BamD — MKKLFIFSLIVSLFLGACSSKKTEDLYNLSSMEWYKQIIKDLQEKNLEAADKHYTSMAAEHTADPLLEQTLLILAQAHISEEEYEMANFYLDEYLNKFGDSQNIAYIRYLKIKAKFDSFAVPNRNQALMLKTIEEIKEYNQNYPNVQYNDLIDTMLTKFNLAVFYLDISIAELYKKKNREQSYEIYKEKIENSDFNKIDMIKPELPWYRKIFEEGII, encoded by the coding sequence ATGAAAAAACTTTTTATTTTTTCACTTATAGTAAGTTTATTTTTAGGAGCTTGTAGCTCTAAAAAAACAGAAGATTTATACAATCTAAGTTCTATGGAGTGGTATAAACAAATCATAAAAGATTTACAGGAAAAAAATCTCGAAGCAGCTGACAAACATTATACTTCTATGGCTGCTGAACATACAGCAGATCCTCTACTAGAACAAACTCTACTTATTTTAGCACAAGCTCATATAAGTGAGGAAGAATATGAAATGGCTAACTTTTATTTAGATGAGTATTTAAATAAATTTGGAGATTCCCAAAATATTGCATATATTAGATATTTAAAGATTAAAGCCAAATTTGATTCTTTTGCTGTTCCAAATCGCAATCAAGCACTTATGCTTAAAACCATAGAAGAGATCAAAGAGTATAATCAAAATTATCCTAATGTTCAATACAATGATTTAATAGATACCATGCTTACTAAATTTAACCTTGCGGTATTTTATCTTGATATAAGCATAGCCGAGTTATATAAAAAAAAGAATAGAGAACAAAGTTATGAAATTTATAAGGAAAAAATAGAAAATTCTGATTTTAATAAAATTGATATGATCAAACCAGAACTTCCATGGTATAGAAAAATATTTGAAGAAGGCATAATATAA